A single region of the Bacteroides intestinalis DSM 17393 genome encodes:
- a CDS encoding TonB family protein gives MVNPKKKGKYIGIVGALLVHVAFILLLILVGFALPEQQDEDGMPVMLGEVPNAFGSADPSLVKVDVMPETVAPKVQETVEQEMLTQEDEETVVIKPKAEPKKEEVKKKPEKPEKTEAEKAEEARKLAEAKAERERREAEEAARKRVAGAFGKGAQMGSKGTTEGTGIQGSPTGNAPEGASSGTGGYGTFDLGGRSIGQGGLPRPAYNVQDEGIVVVSITVNPAGHVIATRIDRKTNTINSALRKAAEDAAKKARFNKVEGLNNQTGTITYYFKLK, from the coding sequence ATGGTGAATCCGAAGAAGAAAGGCAAATATATAGGAATAGTAGGTGCGTTGCTGGTACATGTAGCGTTCATTCTCCTGTTGATACTGGTGGGCTTCGCTTTGCCGGAGCAGCAGGATGAAGACGGTATGCCGGTAATGCTGGGTGAAGTGCCCAATGCATTTGGAAGTGCTGACCCTTCCCTGGTAAAAGTGGATGTGATGCCCGAGACCGTTGCTCCTAAAGTACAGGAGACGGTAGAACAGGAGATGCTTACACAGGAGGATGAAGAAACCGTTGTTATCAAGCCCAAAGCGGAACCTAAAAAGGAAGAAGTAAAGAAGAAGCCGGAAAAACCGGAGAAGACGGAAGCCGAGAAAGCGGAAGAAGCCCGGAAGTTGGCGGAAGCTAAAGCTGAGCGGGAACGGAGGGAGGCGGAAGAGGCTGCCCGCAAGAGGGTGGCAGGTGCCTTCGGAAAAGGAGCGCAAATGGGAAGCAAAGGTACGACTGAGGGAACAGGTATCCAGGGAAGTCCCACCGGAAATGCGCCAGAAGGTGCGTCGAGTGGAACGGGAGGTTATGGAACTTTTGACCTCGGCGGACGTTCTATAGGACAAGGAGGTTTGCCGCGTCCGGCATATAATGTGCAGGATGAAGGGATTGTGGTGGTTTCTATTACTGTAAATCCGGCAGGACATGTTATTGCTACTAGGATTGACCGGAAGACCAATACCATAAATTCTGCCTTGCGGAAGGCGGCTGAAGATGCTGCTAAGAAAGCGCGCTTCAATAAAGTAGAGGGCTTGAATAACCAGACAGGGACGATAACATATTACTTTAAACTAAAATAA
- a CDS encoding phosphoenolpyruvate carboxykinase (ATP) — protein sequence MEQDYLIAGHRIRVEGDRLVQRIEALPGFPVFKTKSGGEPLCQFITTLNQAPVFEQVYYRSEIDGIVSRFGRYTDGYVFDMTFPDAEPLSMWMIQDARIAYFTGNFAPILLRFACWIAYGVAATPFETVAIHTSTICYQGKAVFFLGESGTGKSTHTRLWRENIEGAVLLNDDSPILRIIDGKPWVYGSPWSGKTPCYKNESYPLAACVRLSQATFNKIERLNIAQGYGALHPSCPPCFAYDDALYDSISGTLSNLLSNVPVYHLSCLPDAAAARLSCETIFGVCEK from the coding sequence ATGGAACAGGATTATTTAATAGCCGGACATCGTATCCGTGTGGAAGGGGATAGATTGGTACAAAGGATAGAAGCATTACCCGGCTTTCCGGTATTTAAAACTAAATCCGGTGGTGAACCGCTTTGCCAGTTTATAACAACTCTCAATCAAGCACCGGTGTTTGAACAAGTGTACTATCGTAGTGAAATAGACGGCATTGTCAGCCGTTTTGGACGTTATACCGACGGGTATGTTTTTGATATGACCTTCCCGGATGCTGAACCATTGAGTATGTGGATGATACAAGATGCCCGTATTGCTTATTTTACGGGCAACTTTGCACCTATATTACTACGCTTTGCCTGCTGGATTGCGTATGGAGTGGCTGCAACTCCTTTCGAAACAGTGGCCATTCATACCAGTACCATTTGCTATCAAGGTAAAGCTGTGTTCTTTTTGGGAGAGAGTGGTACTGGAAAAAGTACGCACACCCGTTTGTGGCGCGAAAACATAGAGGGGGCTGTTTTGCTGAATGATGACAGTCCTATTCTTCGCATCATAGACGGAAAACCATGGGTATATGGTAGTCCATGGAGTGGAAAGACACCTTGCTACAAGAATGAGAGTTATCCGTTAGCAGCCTGTGTACGATTGTCGCAAGCTACATTCAATAAAATAGAACGGCTAAATATAGCTCAGGGCTATGGAGCTTTACACCCTTCATGTCCTCCTTGTTTTGCCTATGATGATGCATTGTATGACTCTATCAGTGGGACTTTGAGTAACTTACTTTCGAACGTGCCGGTTTATCATCTGTCTTGTCTTCCTGATGCGGCGGCGGCTCGTCTTTCTTGTGAAACTATTTTCGGAGTATGTGAAAAATAA
- a CDS encoding Wzz/FepE/Etk N-terminal domain-containing protein — MNSNTINERKDMRPPSSQEQEINLLELVKKVWDSRKLILRMCGIGAIVGLVIGFSTPKEYTASTLIAPESRRAYPGKSALVNMEDDNLSSSITGEKDAIFPVLYPEIINSTPFLIRLFDIKVREQKDSVSIPLSQYLKERQKAPWWRIITSVPFKLTGWIVSLFKDESNEDSGQTGTKMGINPFRLTRKEAGMAGAIASRINIGVDKKKRTITIFVTMQDPLVAATVADIVRVYLKEYITEYRTGKARKFLKYTEELRKEAQEEYYSAQEKYTRYADVNRGLVKLTSRAELVRLRNEMKLAQTTYNQTKQLVQAAMARVEKIRPVYAVIQPVVVPLKPSKPRKMTILVMYVFLSGAGSLVWVLFAKGFLKDLKKRRVADG; from the coding sequence ATGAATAGCAATACTATAAACGAGAGGAAAGATATGAGACCACCATCTTCTCAAGAACAGGAGATTAATCTATTGGAACTGGTAAAGAAAGTCTGGGACTCGCGGAAATTGATTTTGAGAATGTGTGGTATCGGAGCTATTGTAGGGTTAGTTATAGGCTTCAGCACTCCTAAGGAATATACAGCAAGTACCCTTATTGCCCCGGAAAGCAGAAGGGCTTATCCGGGTAAAAGTGCATTAGTAAATATGGAAGATGACAATCTGAGTTCATCAATCACAGGTGAAAAAGATGCCATTTTTCCGGTTTTATATCCGGAAATCATCAATTCGACGCCGTTTCTTATACGGCTTTTCGACATCAAGGTACGCGAACAGAAAGATAGTGTTTCGATTCCTCTTTCGCAGTATCTAAAAGAACGCCAGAAAGCGCCATGGTGGAGAATTATTACTTCAGTTCCGTTCAAACTGACTGGATGGATCGTATCTCTATTCAAAGATGAATCAAATGAAGATAGCGGGCAAACTGGGACAAAGATGGGTATAAACCCTTTTCGGCTGACTCGCAAAGAAGCAGGCATGGCAGGTGCTATCGCTTCGAGAATCAATATCGGGGTGGACAAAAAGAAAAGAACTATAACCATATTTGTCACCATGCAAGATCCGTTAGTTGCAGCTACTGTGGCAGATATCGTACGAGTATACTTGAAAGAATATATAACGGAATACAGGACAGGTAAAGCACGCAAATTCCTGAAATATACAGAAGAACTTCGTAAAGAGGCACAGGAGGAATATTACAGTGCACAGGAGAAATATACCCGGTATGCGGATGTTAACCGAGGGTTAGTGAAGTTAACCTCACGCGCTGAACTGGTAAGGTTACGGAATGAAATGAAGCTGGCTCAAACTACCTACAATCAGACGAAACAACTGGTTCAGGCAGCTATGGCAAGAGTAGAGAAGATAAGGCCTGTTTATGCGGTTATCCAGCCGGTAGTAGTTCCACTTAAACCCTCTAAACCCAGGAAGATGACGATTCTTGTGATGTATGTCTTTTTGAGTGGTGCAGGAAGTTTGGTCTGGGTATTGTTTGCCAAAGGCTTCCTTAAAGATCTAAAAAAGAGAAGAGTAGCAGATGGTTAG
- the mdh gene encoding malate dehydrogenase, producing MSKVTVVGAGNVGATCANVLAFNEVADEVVMLDVKEGVSEGKAMDMMQTAQLLGFDTTIVGCTNDYEKTANSDVIVITSGIPRKPGMTREELIGVNAGIVKTVAENALKYSPNAILVVISNPMDTMTYLALKSLGLPKNRVIGMGGALDSSRFKYFLSQALGCNANEVEGMVIGGHGDTTMIPLARLATYKGQPVSALLSEEKLSEVVASTMVGGATLTKLLGTSAWYAPGAAGAYVVESIIHNQKKMIPCSVLLEGEYGESDLCIGVPVILGRNGIEKIVELELTADEKEKFAASAKAVHGTNAALKEVGAL from the coding sequence ATGTCAAAAGTAACCGTAGTAGGTGCAGGTAACGTAGGTGCTACATGCGCTAATGTGTTGGCCTTTAATGAAGTGGCTGACGAAGTGGTAATGCTGGATGTTAAAGAAGGCGTTTCAGAAGGTAAGGCAATGGATATGATGCAGACTGCTCAATTGTTGGGTTTTGATACCACCATTGTGGGCTGTACCAATGACTATGAGAAGACTGCAAACTCTGACGTTATCGTTATTACATCAGGTATTCCCCGTAAGCCGGGTATGACTCGTGAAGAGTTGATCGGTGTAAATGCCGGTATCGTGAAAACAGTTGCTGAAAATGCATTGAAATATTCTCCCAACGCTATCCTTGTAGTTATTTCTAATCCGATGGATACAATGACTTATCTGGCATTGAAATCTTTGGGTCTGCCTAAGAACCGCGTTATCGGTATGGGTGGTGCTTTGGATAGCTCTCGTTTCAAATACTTCCTGTCTCAGGCTTTGGGTTGCAATGCAAACGAAGTAGAAGGTATGGTAATCGGTGGCCATGGTGATACAACTATGATTCCTTTGGCTCGTCTGGCTACATACAAAGGACAGCCGGTTAGCGCACTGTTGAGCGAAGAAAAATTGAGCGAAGTTGTTGCTTCTACTATGGTAGGTGGTGCAACTCTGACTAAGTTGCTGGGTACTTCCGCATGGTATGCGCCGGGTGCAGCAGGAGCTTATGTAGTTGAGTCTATCATTCACAACCAGAAGAAGATGATTCCTTGCTCTGTATTGCTGGAAGGCGAATATGGTGAATCTGATCTTTGTATCGGTGTTCCCGTTATCCTGGGCAGGAACGGTATTGAAAAAATCGTTGAACTGGAACTGACTGCTGACGAAAAAGAAAAATTTGCTGCCAGCGCTAAAGCTGTTCACGGAACCAACGCTGCATTGAAAGAGGTAGGTGCTCTCTAA
- a CDS encoding NAD kinase → MKFAIFGNTYQAKKSTHAETLFRLLERRNAQLCICREFYNFLTSDLHMTIASAELFDGDDFTADMVISIGGDGTFLKAASRVGKKNIPILGINTGRLGFLADISPEEMEETFDEIYNNHYKVEERSVLQLHCDDKKLMESPYALNEIAVLKRDSSSMISIHTAINGAHLTTYQADGLVVSTPTGSTAYSLSVGGPVIVPHSKTIAITPVAPHSLNVRPIVICDDWEITLDVESRSHNFLVAIDGRSESCKETTRLRISRADYSIKVIKRFNHIFFDTLRNKLMWGADVR, encoded by the coding sequence ATGAAATTTGCCATATTTGGAAATACTTACCAAGCCAAAAAATCAACACATGCGGAAACTTTATTCCGCTTGCTGGAACGGCGTAATGCCCAGCTTTGCATTTGCAGGGAGTTCTATAACTTCCTGACTTCCGACCTGCACATGACTATCGCTTCCGCCGAACTCTTTGACGGAGACGATTTTACAGCAGATATGGTCATCAGTATCGGGGGCGACGGTACGTTCCTAAAAGCAGCCAGCCGGGTAGGCAAAAAGAATATCCCCATTCTGGGCATCAATACCGGCCGCCTCGGTTTCCTGGCAGACATTTCTCCGGAAGAGATGGAAGAGACTTTCGATGAGATTTATAATAACCACTACAAGGTGGAAGAACGTAGCGTGTTGCAATTACATTGTGATGATAAAAAATTGATGGAATCGCCTTATGCACTCAATGAAATTGCTGTATTGAAACGCGACAGTTCTTCAATGATCAGTATTCATACTGCTATCAATGGGGCCCATCTCACCACTTATCAAGCGGACGGGCTGGTGGTATCCACCCCTACCGGTTCCACAGCTTATTCGCTGAGTGTCGGTGGTCCGGTTATCGTGCCTCATAGCAAAACGATCGCTATCACTCCGGTGGCTCCGCATAGCCTGAATGTCCGTCCTATCGTCATTTGTGATGATTGGGAAATCACCCTTGATGTTGAAAGTCGCAGCCACAATTTTCTGGTTGCCATCGACGGGCGTAGTGAATCCTGCAAAGAGACAACCCGCTTGCGAATCTCACGGGCTGATTACAGTATTAAGGTAATCAAGCGCTTCAATCATATTTTCTTTGATACGCTTCGCAATAAATTGATGTGGGGGGCGGATGTAAGATAA
- a CDS encoding 2-C-methyl-D-erythritol 4-phosphate cytidylyltransferase encodes MEYALIVAGGKGLRMGGELPKQFLPIGGKPVLMRTLEAFYAYNPEIHIILVLPLSQQSYWTELCAEHSFSLPHTVADGGETRFHSVKNGLSHVTTPGLVGVHDGVRPFVSREVIARCYELAAEKKAVIPVIDVVETVRHLKGEESVTVSRDEYKLVQTPQVFDADLLKQAYEQPYTSFFTDDASVVEAMGVSVYLAAGNRENIKITTPFDLKIAAALLDSCLI; translated from the coding sequence ATGGAGTATGCTCTGATAGTTGCCGGTGGTAAAGGGTTGCGCATGGGAGGCGAACTTCCCAAACAGTTTCTGCCTATAGGTGGAAAACCTGTTTTGATGCGTACTTTGGAAGCCTTTTATGCCTACAATCCGGAGATACATATAATATTGGTGCTCCCGCTTAGCCAGCAGTCTTATTGGACAGAGCTATGTGCGGAGCATTCTTTTTCTTTGCCGCATACAGTGGCGGACGGAGGTGAAACACGCTTCCATTCAGTAAAGAACGGATTGTCTCACGTAACCACTCCGGGATTGGTTGGTGTCCATGATGGGGTACGTCCGTTTGTTTCCCGGGAAGTCATAGCCCGTTGTTATGAATTGGCTGCTGAAAAAAAAGCGGTGATTCCCGTGATAGATGTGGTGGAGACTGTACGTCATCTCAAAGGAGAAGAAAGTGTGACCGTCAGCCGGGATGAGTATAAATTGGTACAAACTCCCCAGGTGTTTGATGCCGATTTACTGAAACAGGCCTATGAACAACCTTATACTTCTTTCTTTACGGACGACGCTTCGGTAGTGGAAGCGATGGGAGTATCTGTATACCTCGCGGCAGGTAATCGGGAAAACATTAAAATTACGACTCCCTTTGATTTGAAAATAGCCGCTGCTTTGTTGGATTCATGTTTGATTTAG
- a CDS encoding MotA/TolQ/ExbB proton channel family protein: MNVMLLLAQVAPALTDSIAGANPVLTPVAGPEEMNLWSMAVKGGWIMIVLGLLSILCFYILFERNYVIRKAGKEDPMFMDKIKDYILDGEIKAAIAYCRSVNTPAARMIEKGISRLGRPVNDVQAAIENVGNIEVAKLEKGLTIMATISGGAPMIGFLGTVTGMVRAFYEMANAGNNIDITLLSGGIYEAMITTVGGLIVGIIAMFAYNYLVTLVDGVVNKMEAKTMAFMDLLNEPAS; the protein is encoded by the coding sequence ATGAATGTAATGTTGTTATTAGCCCAAGTGGCTCCGGCGCTGACCGATTCTATTGCGGGCGCCAATCCGGTATTGACTCCGGTAGCTGGTCCTGAAGAGATGAACTTATGGAGTATGGCTGTCAAGGGTGGTTGGATTATGATCGTTCTTGGCCTGCTGTCCATTCTTTGTTTCTACATCTTGTTCGAACGCAACTATGTGATCAGGAAAGCCGGCAAAGAGGACCCGATGTTCATGGATAAGATAAAGGATTATATCTTGGATGGAGAAATAAAAGCTGCCATAGCCTATTGCCGCAGCGTAAATACTCCGGCTGCCCGTATGATTGAGAAAGGTATCAGCCGTTTGGGACGTCCGGTGAATGATGTGCAGGCTGCCATTGAGAATGTGGGAAATATTGAGGTAGCGAAACTGGAAAAAGGATTGACGATTATGGCAACCATCTCCGGAGGTGCGCCGATGATTGGTTTCCTCGGTACGGTGACCGGTATGGTGCGTGCTTTTTACGAAATGGCCAATGCAGGCAACAACATCGATATCACATTGCTTTCGGGCGGTATCTACGAAGCTATGATCACTACGGTAGGTGGCTTGATCGTGGGTATTATTGCGATGTTTGCCTATAACTACCTCGTGACTCTGGTGGACGGCGTGGTGAATAAGATGGAGGCTAAGACCATGGCATTCATGGACCTCTTGAATGAACCCGCTTCCTAA
- a CDS encoding DJ-1 family glyoxalase III, giving the protein MGTVYVFFADGFEEVEAFTSVDVMRRAGLNVEMITVTPDEIVTGAHDVPVLCDKNVVNCDFYDADLVLLPGGMPGAATLEKCPELRKLVLDFAEKNKPIAAICAAPMMLGKLGLLKGRKATCYPGFEQYLEGAECTGAPVERDGNIITGKGPGAAMEFALTVVDMMLGKEKVQELKEAMCVI; this is encoded by the coding sequence ATGGGTACAGTTTATGTTTTTTTTGCAGACGGATTTGAAGAAGTGGAAGCTTTCACCTCTGTGGATGTAATGAGACGTGCAGGGCTGAACGTGGAAATGATAACGGTGACTCCCGATGAGATAGTAACAGGTGCACATGATGTACCAGTGCTTTGCGATAAGAATGTAGTGAACTGTGATTTCTATGACGCAGATTTAGTTCTTTTACCCGGTGGAATGCCCGGAGCAGCTACTTTGGAGAAGTGCCCGGAACTTCGGAAACTGGTCTTGGATTTTGCTGAAAAGAATAAACCGATTGCTGCCATTTGTGCCGCTCCTATGATGTTGGGTAAGCTTGGCTTGCTGAAAGGCCGCAAGGCAACTTGCTATCCCGGCTTTGAACAATATCTGGAAGGTGCTGAATGTACAGGTGCTCCGGTGGAAAGAGACGGTAATATCATTACCGGAAAAGGACCGGGTGCTGCGATGGAATTTGCTCTGACGGTTGTAGATATGATGCTCGGAAAAGAGAAGGTACAGGAACTGAAAGAGGCAATGTGTGTCATCTAA
- a CDS encoding pyridoxine 5'-phosphate synthase translates to MTRLSVNINKIATLRNARGGDVPNVVKVALDCESFGAEGITVHPRPDERHIRQRDVYDLRPLLRTEFNIEGYPAPEFIDLVLKVKPHQVTLVPDSPTQLTSNAGWDTKQNLEFLTEVLETFNDAGIRTSVFVSADAEMIEYAAKAGADRVELYTEPYATAYPQNKEAAVAPFVEAAKVARSLGLGLNAGHDLSLVNLNYLYQNIPWMDEVSIGHSLISDALYLGLERTIQEYKNCLR, encoded by the coding sequence ATGACTAGATTAAGTGTAAACATAAACAAGATTGCGACGTTGCGTAATGCGCGTGGAGGGGATGTACCTAATGTGGTGAAAGTAGCACTGGATTGTGAAAGCTTTGGTGCGGAAGGAATTACCGTACATCCACGCCCTGATGAACGTCATATACGCCAGAGGGATGTGTATGATCTTCGCCCGTTGCTTCGTACTGAATTTAATATCGAAGGATATCCTGCCCCCGAATTTATTGATTTGGTATTGAAAGTGAAGCCGCATCAGGTGACTCTGGTTCCGGATAGTCCGACTCAGTTGACTTCTAATGCAGGCTGGGATACCAAGCAGAATCTGGAATTTCTGACCGAAGTACTCGAAACATTTAATGATGCAGGCATCCGTACTTCCGTATTTGTATCGGCGGATGCGGAGATGATAGAGTATGCTGCCAAAGCTGGTGCCGACCGGGTGGAACTCTATACCGAACCCTATGCGACCGCTTATCCGCAGAATAAGGAAGCCGCCGTTGCTCCTTTTGTAGAGGCAGCCAAAGTGGCACGTAGTCTGGGGCTGGGGCTGAATGCCGGTCATGACCTGAGTTTGGTGAATCTGAATTATTTATATCAAAACATTCCATGGATGGATGAAGTCTCTATCGGACACTCGCTGATAAGCGATGCTCTGTATCTGGGATTGGAACGTACCATTCAGGAATATAAAAACTGTCTTCGTTGA
- a CDS encoding ExbD/TolR family protein, whose product MLQRRAKISPNFSMASMTDVIFLLLIFFMITSTVVSPNAIKVLLPQGKQQTSAKPLTRVIIDKDLNFYAAFGNDKEQAISLEELTPFLQSCAAKEPEMYVALYADEAVPYREIVKVLNIANENKFKMVLATRPPESK is encoded by the coding sequence GTGCTACAACGTAGAGCTAAAATATCGCCCAATTTCAGTATGGCATCCATGACGGACGTCATCTTCCTGTTGCTGATCTTCTTTATGATCACGTCTACGGTTGTTTCGCCGAATGCTATCAAGGTGTTGCTTCCGCAGGGAAAACAGCAGACGTCGGCTAAGCCCTTGACGCGGGTTATTATCGATAAGGACCTGAATTTTTACGCGGCGTTTGGAAATGATAAGGAGCAGGCGATTTCTTTGGAAGAATTGACTCCTTTCCTGCAATCGTGCGCTGCGAAAGAACCGGAAATGTATGTGGCGCTTTATGCTGATGAAGCTGTGCCTTACCGGGAGATCGTGAAAGTGCTGAATATTGCCAATGAGAATAAGTTCAAGATGGTGCTGGCTACACGTCCGCCGGAAAGCAAATAA
- a CDS encoding ABC transporter ATP-binding protein, protein MVRNIVRLLSEEQRRRGVWVVFSVLTRAILDFAGIAALVPILLIVVKDGGRSMMLAVCGVVLLFVLLKNTLVMLLAHVQSCYQLEIYREFSTRMFANYYHRGLLYLKGKSSVRLGHEVNHVCYMFSLCVLAPVFRIAGEAVLILLIVLALIIWKPYAGCLLCGAFLFLSVLYICLVKKRLRRYGMEELEARRKQSRTVVEAFCGYAELEIAQAFYTSLASFNQGLDSIIGNRLRMEVYQLFPSFLSEVAIVIGLALLIGTGSGDLGLISGVFAVAAFRLIPAVRSVLNSWVTLQNASHTITVVEEGITVISDELPKNLPSESLLEFTHTLELCGLEFAFPDGHTLFSGLDLVVSRGERIGVRGASGSGKSTLFNLMLGFFPPTSGEILIDGRKLTSTNRSEWHKLVGYVPQEIFIIEGTLADNIALGQSQVDLTKVMQVLEQVQLKEWADELPQGLDTPLGEYGSRLSGGQKQRIGIARALYKEAEVLFFDEATSALDNKTEQEINHALEMLSREHRELTLIVIAHRESSLSFCDRIFDLDTCDIVYNNKE, encoded by the coding sequence ATGGTTAGAAATATTGTTCGATTGTTGTCAGAAGAGCAACGCAGGCGTGGTGTATGGGTAGTATTCTCTGTATTAACACGTGCCATACTCGACTTTGCAGGAATAGCGGCACTGGTGCCAATATTATTAATAGTGGTAAAAGATGGCGGTCGGAGTATGATGCTGGCAGTATGCGGTGTCGTATTACTGTTTGTATTGCTAAAGAACACCTTAGTTATGCTTCTGGCACATGTACAAAGCTGTTATCAGTTGGAAATATATCGGGAGTTTAGTACCCGTATGTTTGCCAATTATTATCATCGAGGGCTACTCTATTTAAAAGGAAAAAGCAGTGTAAGGCTTGGGCATGAAGTGAATCATGTATGCTATATGTTCAGTTTATGCGTATTGGCCCCTGTTTTCCGTATAGCAGGAGAAGCGGTACTGATATTGTTAATAGTATTGGCACTTATCATCTGGAAACCATATGCCGGTTGTTTGCTCTGTGGAGCGTTCCTGTTCTTATCGGTATTGTATATCTGTTTAGTTAAGAAACGCCTGCGACGTTATGGTATGGAGGAATTGGAAGCACGTCGCAAGCAGAGCCGTACGGTGGTGGAAGCCTTTTGTGGATATGCAGAACTGGAAATTGCCCAAGCATTTTATACTTCTCTTGCTTCCTTCAATCAAGGTCTGGATTCTATTATTGGGAACCGTTTGCGTATGGAAGTGTACCAACTTTTTCCATCCTTCCTTTCTGAAGTAGCCATAGTGATCGGACTGGCATTGCTGATTGGTACGGGAAGTGGTGACCTGGGATTGATAAGCGGTGTGTTTGCAGTAGCGGCTTTCAGACTAATTCCTGCAGTGAGATCCGTATTGAATAGTTGGGTAACGCTTCAAAATGCTTCGCATACCATAACGGTAGTGGAAGAAGGTATTACTGTTATAAGTGACGAATTACCCAAAAACTTACCAAGTGAATCTCTTTTAGAATTTACCCATACCCTTGAATTGTGTGGGCTGGAATTCGCATTTCCTGATGGACATACACTTTTCAGCGGTTTAGATCTGGTTGTCAGTCGTGGTGAACGTATCGGTGTACGCGGAGCAAGCGGTTCGGGGAAATCGACTCTCTTTAACCTGATGCTCGGCTTCTTTCCACCTACATCCGGCGAGATACTTATAGATGGCAGGAAACTGACCTCTACTAACCGAAGTGAGTGGCATAAACTGGTGGGATATGTACCGCAGGAAATATTTATTATAGAAGGGACACTCGCTGATAACATTGCACTTGGGCAATCGCAAGTTGACCTTACAAAGGTGATGCAGGTTCTGGAACAAGTGCAACTGAAGGAATGGGCAGATGAATTACCACAAGGATTGGACACACCATTAGGCGAATACGGTAGCCGATTGTCCGGTGGTCAGAAACAACGGATTGGCATTGCACGAGCACTTTACAAGGAGGCTGAAGTACTGTTCTTTGATGAAGCCACTTCTGCTCTGGATAACAAGACGGAACAGGAAATTAATCATGCTTTGGAAATGCTTTCACGAGAGCATCGTGAACTGACATTGATTGTCATAGCCCACCGTGAAAGCTCGTTGTCCTTTTGTGACCGAATATTCGATCTGGACACGTGTGATATAGTATATAACAATAAAGAATAA
- a CDS encoding PqqD family protein, which yields MKIKENYKVREIAGENLIVEQGKSQSDMTKVISLNNTALLLWKELQGREFSLEDAAEVLMNHYGISKDQALVDAQKWVDALGNCGIIG from the coding sequence ATGAAAATTAAAGAGAATTATAAAGTTCGGGAGATTGCAGGTGAAAACCTGATCGTCGAGCAAGGAAAGTCCCAGTCTGATATGACTAAAGTAATTTCACTTAATAATACAGCACTGCTTCTTTGGAAAGAATTGCAAGGAAGAGAATTTTCTTTGGAAGATGCTGCAGAAGTATTAATGAATCATTACGGCATATCCAAAGATCAAGCCTTAGTTGATGCCCAAAAGTGGGTGGATGCTTTGGGTAACTGTGGAATCATAGGATAG